The Triticum aestivum cultivar Chinese Spring chromosome 7B, IWGSC CS RefSeq v2.1, whole genome shotgun sequence genome window below encodes:
- the LOC123162241 gene encoding xyloglucan endotransglucosylase/hydrolase protein 24 yields MASSPRRTVVCSVLPLLLLLAGVARAAGNFYQDVDITWGDGRGKILGGGDLLTLSLDRASGSGFQSKNQYLYGRFDMQIKLVPGDSAGTVATFYLSSQGSAHDEIDFEFLGNASGQPYTVHTNVYSQGKGGREQQFRMWFDPTADFHTYSVVWNPTHILFYVDGTPIREHRNREAATGVAYPRSQAMRVYASVWDAEEWATQGGRVRTDWSRAPFVASYKGFAASGCASQDAAACARSNGAWMYQELDATALDRLQWVQKNYMIYNYCADTWRFKDGAPPECATK; encoded by the exons ATGGCGTCGAGTCCCAGGAGAACAGTCGTGTGCTCTGtgctgccactgctactgctgctTGCCGGCGTGGCCCGCGCGGCGGGCAACTTCTACCAGGACGTGGACATCACGTGGGGCGACGGGCGCGGCAAGATCCTCGGCGGCGGCGACCTCCTGACGCTGTCCCTGGACCGGGCCTCCGGCTCCGGGTTCCAGTCCAAGAACCAGTACCTGTACGGCCGCTTCGACATGCAGATCAAGCTCGTCCCCGGCGACTCCGCCGGCACCGTCGCCACTTTCTAC CTGTCGTCGCAGGGGTCGGCGCACGACGAGATCGACTTCGAGTTCCTGGGGAACGCGAGCGGGCAGCCCTACACGGTGCACACCAACGTGTACAGCCAGGGCAAGGGCGGCCGGGAGCAGCAGTTCCGCATGTGGTTCGACCCCACCGCCGACTTCCACACCTACTCCGTCGTCTGGAACCCCACGCACATCCT GTTCTACGTGGACGGGACGCCGATCCGGGAGCACCGGAACCGGGAggcggcgacgggggtggcgtACCCGCGGAGCCAGGCGATGCGGGTGTACGCCAGCGTGTGGGACGCGGAGGAGTGGGCGACGCAGGGCGGGCGGGTGAGGACGGACTGGTCGCGGGCGCCGTTCGTGGCGTCGTACAAGGGCTTCGCCGCGAGCGGGTGCGCGTCGCAGGACGCGGCGGCGTGCGCCAGGTCCAACGGCGCGTGGATGTACCAGGAGCTGGACGCCACGGCGCTGGACCGCCTCCAGTGGGTGCAGAAGAACTACATGATCTACAACTACTGCGCGGACACCTGGAGGTTCAAGGACGGCGCCCCGCCCGAGTGCGCCACCAAGTAG
- the LOC123157866 gene encoding probable xyloglucan endotransglucosylase/hydrolase protein 23, which translates to MSQRDPYSHEHTARPTDPIPRCRRLCSPVVLPRHDVPATRPWPHKSDAHAMLVPSPHPLALGESNHDGAHKLGVSPRRPTPLAFSRHLAVDRHPISKTTREMLRGSLWWLLAVAVALAATRAAAAMKTGGQSLHRDFDAVWGKRNARFFDDGRVVELALDRETGSRLESKDRYLFGRFDLDIRLVAGESAGTITSFYICTGGARHDEVDFEFLGNVSGEPYILHTNIFSDDKGEREQQFVLWFDPTADFHTYSILWNPLNIILYIDGTPIRVFKNNEANGVPFPTRQPVHVFASIWNAEEWATQGGRVKTDWSEAPFVAAYRRFDATSACVWQGGASPTRCGGDHLPSSASSWMAQRLDWWSWMTLNWVRMNYMTYDYCADRKRYPHAFPTECIIPIGRI; encoded by the exons ATGAGCCAGCGCGACCCATACAGCCACGAGCACACAGCACGTCCCACAGATCCGATCCCCCGCTGCCGTCGACTCTGTAGCCCCGTCGTGTTGCCGAGGCACGACGTCCCGGCCACACGGCCGTGGCCACATAAAAGCGACGCCCATGCCATGCTCGTCCCGTCCCCGCACCCGCTGGCACTTGGCGAAAGCAACCACGACGGTGCCCATAAATTGGGCGTGAGCCCCCGTCGCCCCACTCCTCTCGCTTTCTCGCGACATCTCGCCGTCGATCGCCACCCCATTTCAAAAACCACAAGAGAGATGCTGCGCGGCTCGCTCTGGTGGCTGCTGGCCGTGGCCGTGGCgctggcggcgacgcgggcggcggccgCCATGAAGACCGGCGGCCAGAGCCTGCACCGGGACTTCGACGCCGTGTGGGGGAAGCGCAATGCGCGCTTCTTCGACGACGGCCGGGTGGTGGAGCTGGCGCTGGACCGGGAGACCGGGTCCAGGCTGGAGTCCAAGGACCGGTACCTCTTCGGGCGGTTCGATCTCGACAtcaggctcgtcgccggcgagtccGCCGGGACCATCACCTCCTTCTAC ATCTGCACGGGTGGCGCGCGGCACGACGAGGTGGACTTCGAGTTCCTGGGCAACGTGAGCGGCGAGCCCTACATCCTGCACACCAACATCTTCAGCGACGACAAGGGCGAGCGGGAGCAGCAGTTCGTGCTCTGGTTCGACCCCACCGCCGACTTCCACACCTACTCCATCCTCTGGAACCCGCTCAACATCAT CCTGTACATCGACGGGACGCCGATCCGGGTGTTCAAGAACAACGAGGCGAACGGGGTGCCGTTCCCGACGCGGCAGCCGGTGCACGTCTTCGCCAGCATCTGGAACGCCGAGGAGTGGGCGACGCAGGGCGGCCGCGTCAAGACGGACTGGTCGGAGGCGCCGTTCGTGGCCGCGTACCGGCGGTTCGACGCGACCAGCGCCTGCGTCTGGCAAGGCGGGGCGTCGCCCACGCGGTGCGGCGGCGACCACctgccgtcgtcggcgtcgtcgtgGATGGCGCAGCGGCTGGACTGGTGGAGCTGGATGACGCTCAACTGGGTGCGCATGAACTACATGACCTACGACTACTGCGCCGACCGGAAGCGGTACCCCCACGCGTTCCCCACCGAGTGCATCATCCCCATCGGGAGGATCTGA